One genomic window of Camelina sativa cultivar DH55 chromosome 5, Cs, whole genome shotgun sequence includes the following:
- the LOC104789693 gene encoding putative two-component response regulator-like APRR6 codes for MVGTITPQNVDDIFVLLIEHDTASVASLTSMLEQFSKRVISMDAVSKALSMIEKQKKDIGLVIANIEMPQLDSHSFLTALLQKNIPLTLINPETKTKKPSDLLTNGASFTLNKPISEIDIKNMWQHVLHKKSQELMKINMTEDQENVIDKDIDEIEAFRASLKRQRTSQASLLGRRHFISRFTTSEEYHKRKIITNAERRSKPGCPIEVENKRKEWLKVDNSVGRRQSLWTNERHMKFLAAISILGEKEFRPKSILRIMNDPNLTHLQVASHLQKYKTQIEGIKDVLWRNEWKSTNKTVEYLSDYEYPFKTSNLTKNLIACNSLWNSLRKKTSSSSSPINPFLFKNPTIERKKKMSKFHRSKKLDLSNHSRLGNIFNKSSMNVSSIPSTISSNPTYNNLSIGNANHTGLVPTSLGNENLHILSDLPSNTCAYQIESTRISIPHYDSNPLHPPKYVHEADINQINLDFPFIPASFASLEDLCNLDENYNFLPNSTMNSFETNIGQMSSNPFIENHIHHRMNHIDWHPSIDNYVFPQTDMNIIFPGNNTNHNESVSSKDGYVPPEIMIPSEVDINLMGIGYFGENVLPQEDIGMNHVGLVSGEIPYEFPMKTNMTSFETNTNEGPDDSIENLISFDIGVEKNMASWLEETGFPEENNLLPSGYLTDNVAFRKPXE; via the exons ATGGTTGGGACCATAACTCCTCAAAATGTTGATGACATTTTTGTCTTGCTAATTGAACATGACACTGCATCAGTCGCGTCCCTCACGTCAATGCTTgaacaattttcaaaaagaG TGATTAGCATGGATGCGGTAAGTAAGGCTCTATCGATGATTGAGAAACAGAAAAAGGACATTGGACTTGTCATAGCCAACATTGAAATGCCTCAATTAGATTCACATTCCTTCCTCACTGCTTTGCTTCAAAAGAACATCCCTCTCACAT TGATCAatccagaaacaaaaacaaaaaaaccatctGATCTTTTGACAAATGGAGCTTCTTTTACTCTAAATAAGCCGATTTCTGAAATCGACATTAAAAATATGTGGCAACATGTGTTACATAAAAAGAGTCAAGAGTTAATGAAAATTAACATGACTGAAGACCAAGAAAATGTTATAGATAAAGATATAGATGAGATTGAAGCTTTTAGGGCAAGCCTTAAGAGGCAGAGAACAAGTCAAGCTTCTTTGTTAGGAAGACGACATTTCATCAGCAGATTCACAACTTCTGAAGAATACCATAAGAGGAAAATTATAACAAATGCCGAACGGAGATCTAAACCAGGTTGTCCTATTGAGGTTGAGAATAAGAGAAAAGAATGGTTGAAAGTGGATAATAGTGTTGGAAGACGTCAGAGTTTGTGGACTAATGAACGTCACATGAAGTTTTTAGCTGCTATTTCCATTTTGGGTGAAAAAg AGTTTCGTCCCAAATCCATATTGAGGATTATGAATGACCCAAACTTAACTCATCTCCAAGTCGCTAGCCACCTTCAG AAATATAAAACTCAAATTGAAGGGATAAAAGACGTATTGTGGAGAAATGAATGGAAATCGACAAATAAAACAGTCGAATACCTTTCAGATTACGAATATCCTTTCAAAACATCCAACCTAACAAAGAATCTCATTGCATGTAACTCCTTGTGGAATTCTTTAAGAAAGaaaacttcttcatcatcatcacccatCAATCCAT ttttatttaaaaatccTACCatcgagagaaagaaaaagatgtcaAAGTTTCATCGCAGCAAAAAATTGGACCTAAGCAATCATTCGCGTTTGGGTAACATATTTAACAAGTCATCTATGAATGTTTCTTCTATTCCTTCAACCATAAGTAGTAATCCAACTTACAATAATCTTTCTATCGGTAATGCTAACCATACTGGTCTAGTTCCTACTAGCTTAGGTAATGAAAACCTTCATATTCTTTCTGATTTACCATCAAACACATGTGCATATCAAATAGAGTCCACAAGGATTTCGATTCCGCACTATGATTCTAATCCCCTTCACCCACCTAAATATGTCCATGAAGCTGatataaaccaaataaatttagattttcCTTTTATACCAGCTTCTTTTGCTTCTCTAGAGGATCTATGCaatttagatgaaaattataattttcttccAAATAGTACCATGAACTCTTTTGAAACCAATATAGGCCAGATGAGTTCCAATCCATTTATAGAAAACCATATTCATCATAGAATGAACCATATAGATTGGCATCCTTCAATAGACAATTATGTTTTTCCTCAAACtgatatgaatataatttttccTGGAAATAATACAAACCATAATGAGTCAGTTTCTTCAAAAGATGGTTATGTTCCACCAGAAATTATGATCCCATCTGAAGTGGATATTAATTTAATGGGCATAGGTTATTTTGGAGAAAATGTTCTCCCTCAAGAAGACATTGGTATGAACCATGTGGGTTTAGTTTCTGGTGAAATACCTTATGAATTCCCTATGAAAACCAATATGACCAGTTTTGAAACCAATACAAATGAAGGTCCTGATGATTCTATTGAAAACCTGATTTCTTTTGACATTGGCGTCGAGAAAAATATGGCTTCTTGGTTAGAAGAAACTGGTTTTCCTGAGGAAAATAATCTTTTGCCTTCTGGTTATCTTACCGACAACGTTGCCTTTAGAAAACCAATNGAATGA